Genomic DNA from Candidatus Poribacteria bacterium:
CGGACATATCGGTGAGAGGGTAACAAATTGGTTACGTCCTTCTGTTCCGGGCATTTCAAGCGTCGTTTCGGCAAAATCGAACAGTCCGTATCCAGCGTTTCGTTCGCCCCCAATGCCGGTGTCTCCTAATACACGCAGCAGGGTCTCAATTTTTTCTTTCGTCTCGTGAGAATCGAATTCAACAGCGAACCAGAGCCCACAATTGGTGTTGAACTGGACGGTTTGTACATGCCATATTTCAGATCCTGCATTTTGGCTTCCCAAGGTGACACGCGGGCGCGTGTTGGTTGACCAGATCGTGAAATCGTTGCCCCTTGATGCTTCCAATTGTTCTTTCTCTTTTGGAGATACCCAGACCTTTTCACTGTTCATCAGATTACCTTCGTCGAATTGCGGTGGATTTCCAGAGATGATTTCTTGAAAGACGGATTGGGAGACGAATTGGACGCGTTTTGCATCTTTGGGGACATTCTCCGAGGGTTTCGGAAAATTTAGGGGTCTGGGAAAAAGATAAAGGTCTTGTGCAAAAGGGAAAGCGGAAGTTAGCATAAAAGGTAAACCCGAACCGTCCCTTGTGTAAGCGTCGAGAAAGCGCGTAAGGCTTTCCGTGCCATAAAAAGTTGCCCATGTCTGGCAGATCGCCGAAAAGAGGGTATCCGCCGGGATATAGGTTTCGGTCTTCTCTAAACCGAGGCTTCCCTCCTGCGCGGGTCCGGTAGTGCG
This window encodes:
- the csm4 gene encoding type III-A CRISPR-associated RAMP protein Csm4; the protein is MPTYTIYRLTFKTQLHLGRTTGPAQEGSLGLEKTETYIPADTLFSAICQTWATFYGTESLTRFLDAYTRDGSGLPFMLTSAFPFAQDLYLFPRPLNFPKPSENVPKDAKRVQFVSQSVFQEIISGNPPQFDEGNLMNSEKVWVSPKEKEQLEASRGNDFTIWSTNTRPRVTLGSQNAGSEIWHVQTVQFNTNCGLWFAVEFDSHETKEKIETLLRVLGDTGIGGERNAGYGLFDFAETTLEMPGTEGRNQFVTLSPICPKSPEQLARLRIGNIAYTLNPLKGWGSTTGTASQRKQISMFTEGSVLHTGDTQIGRLVDVKPDNWVHPVYRYGYAWQVGIKEVVQ